ACCTCCGCGCTCAATCGCGGAAATCACGCGCTCGAACGAGACGCCCCGCCGTTCGGCGAGTTGTCGGTTCTTCTCCAGATTCCAGTCGAAGCCGGCGAACATGTCCAATCGTCACACATTGTGTGCGTTTTGTCAACAAATGTTGCAACAGCGCGGGCGAAATCAGGGGGCTGGCCAGAGAGTTCGTCACGGCGAGAGCCCATTTGCGAGGACGCGTGGCAGTGTGTAATCTTTACACACCACACCCAGCGTACCCGGGAGGAGAACGACGTGGCTCGACGGGTCAACATCATGATGGACGAAGACTCGTGGCGTGTGCTACAGAGGTTGCCGCGCGGTACCCGCAGCCGCGCCGTGAACGAGGCCATCCGCGAGTGGTCGGATGCTTCCAGGAGACGGGACGCATCCGCCCGGATGGACGCATTGCGAGCGCGGTTGCCCGCAGTCGAGACCGATCAGATCGTCCGCTGGATACGTGAGGAGCGGGAGCAGCGGCTGTCGTGATCGTCACGCCGGACGCATCGGTTATTCTCAAGTGGGTTCTTCCCGGCGACGACGAGCAGGATACGGACGTCGCGCTCGCGCTGCGTGACGAGGCGGCGGCGGGGGCCCTCGATCTGATCGTTCCTCAACTCTGGATCTACGAGGTGGGCAACACGCTGGCGCGGCGGTTTCCGGGTGACGCGGAAGCGCTCCTGGCATCCCTGGCCGACTTCGGCCTGGCGGAGGCGCGGCTTGACTCGAACTGGAGAAGGCGCGCCGTGTCTCTGTCCGTGACGTACGAAGTCGCGTTCTACGACGCGGCGTACCATGCCGTGGCGCTGGGCCTCGGCGGTGTGTTCGTCACGGCGGACGAGCGATACGTGCGTCGCGCCTCGAGGGCCGGGAGCATCTCCTCGCTACGGCTCTGGCAGGCCGGCTGAGGTGACGTTCACGACCTCGCGGCTCCGAGGTGACCTGCCAGCCTCCCTCAAGTGGGCACCATGGACTTCGAGTTAATCGCCATCGCCCTAGGAGACGTTGTCTGGATCGCCCTTGCCTTCGTCCTGGGCCTGCTGTCCAGAGCCGTCGGGCTGCCGCCAATGGTCGGGTTTCTGGCCACCGGGTTCGCGCTCAATCTGTACGGAATCGCCAGCGGGGAAGTGCTGCAGAAACTGTCGGATCTCGGTATCACCCTGCTGCTGTTCACGGTCGGGCTCAAGCTCAACCTTCGAACCCTCGCGCGCCCGCAGGTGTGGGCCGTCGCCGGGCTGCACATGTCGATTGCCGTCGCGGGTTTCGCGGCCGCCATCGGTCTCCTGACGCTCTCGGGAACCCCGTTGGTCTCCGGCCTCGGCCTTACCCAGTCACTGCTGATCGCGTTCGCGTTGAGCTTTTCCAGCACGGTCTTCGTCGTGAAGGTGCTGGAGGAGAAGGGGGCAACGGCCTCGCTGGCCGGGCGGCTCGCGGTGGGCATCCTCATTGTGCAGGACCTGGCCGCGGTCGCCTTTCTCGCGGCCTCGGCGAACGCATGGCCCAGCCCCTGGGCGCTTCTGCTTCTGTTGCTGATTCCGGCCCGGCCGTTGCTGGCGCTCGTCCTCGACCGGGTGGGCCACGGCGAACTCCTCGTACTGTACTCGCTGCTGCTCGCCCTGGGCGGCGCGGAGGTGTTCGAGCTGGTCGGGTTGAAGGGAGACCTGGGCGCGCTCGTGCTCGGCGTTCTCGTCGCCCGCCACCAAAAGGCCGAAGAGGTGGCGAGTACCATGTTCGGGTTCAAGAACCTATTCCTGCTCGGCTTCTTCCTGTCCATAGGACTCTCGGGGCCGCTCACGGCGGAAGCACTTCTTGCCGGCGCGGCCCTCACGCCCCTCGTGCTCGTGAAGTCGGCGCTGTTCTTCGGTCTGTTCACGAGATTCAGGCTGCGGGCGCGGACCTCGTTACGCGCTTCCCTGACCTTGGCCAACTACAGCGAATTCGGGCTCATCGTCGCGGCCCTCGGGGTTGCCAACGGATGGCTCGACGGTCACTGGCTGATCGTTCTCGCGATCGCCCTGTCCCTCTCCTGCGCCATTGCGGCAGTGCTCAACGCCGTCGCCCACCGGATCTACCAACGATACCGCGTGGCGTGGACGCGCTTCGAGCGATCCGAGCACCTCGCCGATGAACGGCCGCTCGACATCGGAGACGCGAGGATCGCCGTACTCGGCATGGGCCGCATCGGCACGGCGGCCTACGACCACATGCAGCGGCTTCACGGCGGGGCCATCATCGGCGTGGACTCCGATCCCCTCAAGGTGCGACAACACCTGTCGGAGGGCCGCAACGTGCTGTTGGGCGATCCGCGCGACGGGGACTTCTGGGACCGCGTTCGGAGCACCCGGCCGCTCGATGTCGTCATGCTGGCCCTGCCGAATCGCGCCGCCAAACTCGCCGTTCTGGATCGCATCGGCGCCTCTGCCTTCGAGGGCCGGATCGCCGCCGCCGTCAGGTTTCCGGATGAGATCGAAGCCATGAATGAGGCCGGGGCGTCGATACTGTTCAATCTCTCGGCCGAAGCCGGGGCGGGATTCGCCGCGCACGTGGCGGCGCAGATTCCACCTCTCGGCCGCACGGGAGGGGATGCCCCGGACACCTCTCCCGGTCAGCCCTCGCGGACAACCGTCACTTGACATCCGCTGGCGGGCCGCAAGTTGTCACTTGACCGGGCGACGCTCGATTTGAGCCGGGGGCCCAGCTAGCGCTCCCGGGACGAAGGACTGGCCGGGGAGCTCCGGCTGCTGTTCAAGCGGTGCGATCGGCAGACAGGTATGCACGATCTCCACGACGCCCACCATGGGCCAGGTGATCCTCAGATTCACGATGCTGCCGACCCCCGTGAACGTGACTCGAGTGTTTATCCGGGTACCTTCCAGGCGACGACCGAAGACGTCGAACACGGTGTCGACTAGGGACCCGCCCTCGTCACCGCGAGAGCCATCACCGGGTAGAGCGTCCCGGTATACGTGATGAAGTGCCAGGTCTCCGTATTGAGTGACTTCGTCCACCAGCGGCCCGATTCTCTCTGGTTCCGCGTGAGCCACTCGACGCCTCGCTGTATGGCCGGGTGCGTCGGCGGCACCCCCGCGGACGACAACACGACAACTGCCAAACCGGTCTGGTGGCCATCGCTCGCGGGATCGCCGAAGTCCGCCTCGGCTCGCAGGCGTTCGGCGCGGTTGCCCCGGCCCCACGCCCCGGGCTGGGCGAAAGAGCGGATCGACCATCCCCCGTCGGGGCGCTGGCGGTCCAGGATCAGCCTGACGATGTCCTGCTTCTGGTCGGCGCTGATCACGCCCGGCAGATGCTGCTCCGCCCAGAGCAATGCCACCCGGGCGTAGTCATGGGGAGGAGGGACCCGCCGCAGGTACTCTCGCAGACCGGCTATCTGCCTCTGCAGCTCGGGAGCGGTTGCCTGCTCGAGCCATCCCGGAGCCAGGCCCATGCCCATCGCCGCAACGG
This Candidatus Palauibacter polyketidifaciens DNA region includes the following protein-coding sequences:
- a CDS encoding type II toxin-antitoxin system VapC family toxin is translated as MIVTPDASVILKWVLPGDDEQDTDVALALRDEAAAGALDLIVPQLWIYEVGNTLARRFPGDAEALLASLADFGLAEARLDSNWRRRAVSLSVTYEVAFYDAAYHAVALGLGGVFVTADERYVRRASRAGSISSLRLWQAG
- a CDS encoding cation:proton antiporter, with product MDFELIAIALGDVVWIALAFVLGLLSRAVGLPPMVGFLATGFALNLYGIASGEVLQKLSDLGITLLLFTVGLKLNLRTLARPQVWAVAGLHMSIAVAGFAAAIGLLTLSGTPLVSGLGLTQSLLIAFALSFSSTVFVVKVLEEKGATASLAGRLAVGILIVQDLAAVAFLAASANAWPSPWALLLLLLIPARPLLALVLDRVGHGELLVLYSLLLALGGAEVFELVGLKGDLGALVLGVLVARHQKAEEVASTMFGFKNLFLLGFFLSIGLSGPLTAEALLAGAALTPLVLVKSALFFGLFTRFRLRARTSLRASLTLANYSEFGLIVAALGVANGWLDGHWLIVLAIALSLSCAIAAVLNAVAHRIYQRYRVAWTRFERSEHLADERPLDIGDARIAVLGMGRIGTAAYDHMQRLHGGAIIGVDSDPLKVRQHLSEGRNVLLGDPRDGDFWDRVRSTRPLDVVMLALPNRAAKLAVLDRIGASAFEGRIAAAVRFPDEIEAMNEAGASILFNLSAEAGAGFAAHVAAQIPPLGRTGGDAPDTSPGQPSRTTVT